The Pyrus communis chromosome 14, drPyrComm1.1, whole genome shotgun sequence sequence ACCAAAATGCAGAGCTAGAGCGACACAGTTTGACCGAAGCCTACATCTCtgaaattgaaatcaaatcCAAGGAAGCAACAAGTCAAATGATGCGATTTCATactactcaacgaaatccatcaacatcgggttccggaccactcaacgaactCGCGGAGTAGACGGGATTTCGGACCTCTCAACGGAATTCGAGTGGATACGATTCTGAACCATCACTCAATGAAATAGTAGAGTAGAAGGAATTGCGAACCTCTCAACGGAATCCGAGTGGGGATTCTGGACCATCACTAACGGAATCGCGAAGTAGAAGGGATTTTGGACCATTACTCAATGAAATCCAAGTGGATACGATtctggaccatcactcaacggaattgcgaagtagaagggattccggaccatcactcaacggaatcgcggagtagaAGAGATTTCGGACcctcactcaacggaatccatgTGGATACGATTTCGTaccatcactcaatggaatTGATGAGTAGAAAAGATTCCAgaccatcactcaatggaaCCCAGTTCTGGACCACTTAACAAAACTGAGCGGAAGTTCAAGAAATATAACAACGGCTCAAAGAAATAAGACATGAATCAAGTACTCAATTTATAATGGCTCAACGAAACGAGGAGTGAAACAATAAAATGATATGTGAAACAATTCTCGAAGtaacaaaccccatgacaatgggttcaTGGTTCACTACTAGCCCTCATATTTCATCACATCAAGCCAAACAtacaaatcaaatcatattgcaaatatgcacgtcaaattaCTTTACATCAAACAATTCAACAAacttcaaatcacatttcaatgaTATCATCAGTACACGAGTCAAATCATGGTTAATAAACATAGATCAATGagtaatcacatttcaatagattCACATTATAAAATCAAGTAATATCCACAAAGGATTGAATACGAAATTAGGGTAACAATCATATCCCATATCTTAAGTCACTCTTTATCCAATATAGGCCCACTTGACTTCACTGAGTCTCTAgtagtactaattttagtatttcAAATGTttcgagacatgttgaccaacatgttgaccaaaagtcaaccctCAGCcaacggtagggtccacaaccttACGTAATTGCTGGAACCCTAGGTTTAGATGTGCTTCGATTCAACCTCCATACACGCTCTAACGCCTCCACCATTGCTTGGACTTTGTTCCTGTCCTCTAGAAGAGTGTCCGTCGCACCCATCGGTGCGGTTCTTTTCAAAACTAAGGTTAATCCAGTTGGGTTTGGATAAAATTGGTAGCAGGGACGGCGCTGAGatatttggtggtggtggtttgtCGATTTTCACTGAAGAAATCGATGAAAATCTCGTCGAAAACCAAGTGGATAAACGAGGAGAAACGAGCGGGGATGGAGAATTCGGTGTTTCTCCCCTTTCCCTTCCCCTAATTTCCTTCTCTTCCCATTGGGCAAccttcttcctctctcattttccttcctttccttcctttccCCCTATTTgtcattcttcttttttttttcttccctttttcctCCCCATTCTCCGATTGGTCTCTCCCCTCtttcgtttttttttattttttattttttaaattcttcttcttcctagccACTCACGTGGCTTCCTTTTTAGCAAGACAAGGCTCCCACAAATCTGGAGTCTTCTCGATTCATAGCAAAATAACTATTTGCCCCTACTTTCGTTCATTTATAActctttcgttataactccaaagtCCATTCCGTTTGGGCTTATGCACTCATATCAATGAGTACTATCCAAATATGTAAAGATATCTAGAAAATCTTGAAAGGATCAAATACGTGAATCCTATTTAATACAATAGGGCAATTTCGTTCTTTTACctattgaataaaaattttatacGTTGTGAATACAAACGCGTTGAAACTACCAAAATGAATACTAAATGTGAGATACgtaattttaaatagtgaaatccgaggacgaaatttcacaaaatatattaatttctaaTTTGAATTGTACTCATGCCATGTTGAAATTTACTAATATGACTTGAAACGTATCGATGTCAAATTGAAACGTACCAATGCTGATAGGATATGTACCCATGCCAACATGAAAACATACCAACATATCGTCTAGAAATGTACCCATGCCAAATTGAAACATACTAATGCTGATATGAAATGTACCCATGGCAACTTAAAACGTACCAACATATTGGCTCGAAACGTACCAATACTAAATGGAAACATACCCCATATCATCTACCATTGGAATCTATTTTCCAAATGTACCATAATACGAATACTCAAATCAAGAGGTTtgcataaaatgaaaataaaaagggaatgAACATGATTCACAAAGGAGGACGGAAGAGTATCaactcacaaaaaaataaatggcACGAAAAATTGTAGAATGGTCGTGAAAgaagaacataaatatatatcatGTTCGAAgcataaataaatcaaatttgaTATGTTTCTAGATTTTTAAAACATATGTCTACTAGATTCTAAAAGGTACgaatgtttaatctaacaaatagAACAACGAGGCATTTAAATATAAACGCTCCCATAAATACGGAGTGAATCCTAAAAAGGTGTTGTTCAAACAAGATTTCTCAGTTGAAGCTATCCTTcaagtttctttttgttttcaaaacaaCAATTTTAGCTGAAGAAGTAAATCAAGTCAATTGGTTAGAGTAGTGTGTCCATCCAACTACAATTGAGTTCCATCCATTTTCCTATAGATTTTAGTAGTTGAAAATATGTTCTCAACCTCTTTCGAAAACAAATTCAAACCTGAAGGGTGCAGAATCCTACGATGTATTtagatcaaaagaaaaataagaggaaATTGTTTTGACCCTCGTTTTTTTCTTCGTAATCTGGTGGGGCCACAAAAGTCAACAAATTTAGTATTCCAAAAGAACGGCTACGATCGCTTCTCTACGAGAACCGTGAAAGATGAAGGCACGGTTTATCTTCTCCACCTTTAGACATGAGTGGATAGGAGGGAGTGATCGAACTGAGAACTCCCACAGTTTCACAGAAACTCAGCAATGGCTTTAATTCCTTGTACTACAGCTGCCACCCACTTATTCTTCGGCAACAACTCCTTCAATTCCCCAACCAAATTCAGTACCCGGTTTCTGGGTACTCGGAATGGGCTCGGGTGGGTCCGACCCGTTGGTATTGGAGCCTCCAACGGGTCCAGAGCCAAGTGCTGGTTCAAATTTGGTAAAAACGGTGTGGGTGCTGAAGATGCTGGCATATATGGAAGCCAATCCCGTGATGATTATGATAAAGATGACGTTGAACAGGTTCTTTtactttctctcctctctctctctctctctgcaacaattttaattttctgtGTAATATTCTGTTGAGCATATATGATGATGTTTCATGACTAGCTAAATATTACACTTATATTTTGGATTTTTAGTGGATGAGGTGAATTCTATATCGATATTAGTACTCTAAGCTAGACTAAGGGGACAGAGGGAGAGTTTGGACGCAGTGTGTGTAAGGGAAAGGCTCTATCCACCAAGATGAACGAGATCGAGAAATTTGTTCATCAAAAGCACATGGTCCTAGTAAGTAAGAATGGTTTTGTTCTGCGAATATTTTAGGAAAAGTATCGAATTCTTTGGTTCGCGTTAGTTCCAAATATTCAAGAGGGAAGGATGAATGTAAGACTCTATTTGTGCTCGTTGGCAAATGCTcttcgaattttttttcttcgtaaGTTTTGAGTTCTAGTTGTCTACCAAAAGGGAATTTGCTCAAGTAAATCTTAGGGCAGCAACGATATTTTGCTGACATATAAACGAAACAAAAACTTGCTCGGGACTGTTAAAAGCTTGAATTGATCTATCAACACTATAGCATTGAAGGCAATCTTTAAACTTGGTGCTAGCATCAATTGGATCCGAAATCTCAGACCTGAGTTCCAAATGTATCACATCTGTATGGAAGCCTAAGTTCTTGATGTCGGGAACAAGTTATATAGTATTCCCCTGTATATGTGCATCTATTGCACTACTTAGTAAATGGAAAATTGCAGGACAAGGATTTTCTTGCTGTCATGTTGTCGTTGATGACTCTTTAATTGTGTATAATTCCCAGGAgaatcttatttttttaatcagcGCCGCGATAGTATCTTGGTTGTGTAATGTACTTATTTGGTTTTTGAAAAACAAGTAAATCTAGACGAGGGGGAGAGGTAAGACCGGGTTACAAAGGgttcattttattgtttatatGTTACTTCTGCAACCAGAGACATGAAATTGTTGCATACATGGACATGCTTATGGTTATATGTTACTTCTCAAATACGACCGCAGTGAAAAACTTATGGTTATGTCTTTTGATGACAGTATTTCAACTACATGGGCATGCTTGCTGTGGAAGGTACATATGACAAGATGAATGCTCTTCTAAGACAAAACATCCACCCAGTAGACATTTTGTTGTTGATGGCTGCCTCCGAAGGTGACCAGCCAAAAATTGAAGAACTTTTAAGAGCCGGTGCTAGTTACTCCGTCAAAGACGCTGATGGGCGAACAGCTCTTGATAGGGCTGCCAGTGACGAAATCAAAAACTTGATTCTAAGTTTTTCAGTTCAGAAAGCATGATTTCGATAATTCCATTAGCTCATGTTTCCTTTTTTGGTTGAGTTTCTCATCGTGTAATATTTTCAATAGATGATTTACTGCATCAATAGCTAGAGGATTTGTCAATTTATCCACTTGCTTTGATTTATTAGTTCTTTGTCATTGCGGGTGTCGAGGCTCCAGGGTGTCTATCTACTTTGAAGAACAAATGAATTGTTTATGAGAGACTATTAATTGAACTAAAATGTTTACCATGTGAGTAAAATGGCTTTATAAGTTATAACTACGGATTTAGGGCTCGTCTGTCTGGAAGTgttttttaaatgattaaaaatgtttttggtaaaaatatttttgaaatcaatctTTATTAAAATCGTACTACAGTttggtggtattcttcttcacttgtaagtgaaaggttttaggttcaaatcttgtggatggcgaattcagTACCAAAtgaggttgcccattgtgtggcttaattGAACtgcccctccccccccccccctctttcttaatgtaaaatatatcgttgtaataaaaaaataaaaaaaaaacacggaaaaacactttaagtgcttcctGCAAAAAGCACATATCTGATGCTTCTTCCAAAAATCACTTAAAAGGTCTTTTAGAACCCAAAATCCATTTCACCAGaagcactttcagtcattttaaaagcactttgaCACATGAGGAAGACAATCAAAGGACTTGGATGAAGTTATTGACTCAAAGGAGCCCAACAATGATTTTATTGTTACAATTTCGTTTCCTTGGTAACCTGATGATTAAGGATTGTTGCTCACTCATCCTTAAATTTGATATCAATGGTTGAGATTAAGACATAATCGTACCATTTAAACTTCACCTTTTGTCCAAGGGTGGGTGACCATGCTTTTCTTAGTCACTTGTGACCAAGAAAACATCCTTGATTAGGATAATCGGGTAAACATATTTGCATCACCTCTCTATTAGAGATATGGCTTACCTGGTCCacaataattagaaaaaaagtaTAAATGTGGTCTACCAATAGGGTTGTTTTGTGCTTTGCCTGActttttattaatgaaaaactACAATATTTAATGCGataatgaaattttgaaatttgatttagaaTAATACCATGTTATCTCTCCGTCTCACCCCCTTCCCTCCGCCTTTGTACATGTGTGTATGTGGCTTTTCCGTCTGTATCATATATACTAATTTCTGATATTTATGCTGGCGTTTGTCCTCCGAACAAAGACTGCTAAAGCAACTACTTTAGAATTCTTGCTACACAATGCATACTCTTAACAGTGTCTGATGATCTGAAGACTTCAGGTGGACAAAACGCTGGCGGATTACATATTCCATTTTTTGTATTCC is a genomic window containing:
- the LOC137715386 gene encoding protein LHCP TRANSLOCATION DEFECT-like; its protein translation is MALIPCTTAATHLFFGNNSFNSPTKFSTRFLGTRNGLGWVRPVGIGASNGSRAKCWFKFGKNGVGAEDAGIYGSQSRDDYDKDDVEQYFNYMGMLAVEGTYDKMNALLRQNIHPVDILLLMAASEGDQPKIEELLRAGASYSVKDADGRTALDRAASDEIKNLILSFSVQKA